The following are encoded together in the Paludisphaera mucosa genome:
- the hpnH gene encoding adenosyl-hopene transferase HpnH, whose translation MRFPLQMTSRIAGYIAKKKLSRAKKFPMVLMLEPLHACNLTCTGCGRIREYSQTIKQKLSIDECLAAVDECGAPVVSICGGEPMIYPGIGELTAKILERKKVVYLCTNGMFIRKKIADFKPSSRFFFNVHFDGMRENHDIAVERKGVFDAAVDGVKAAKEAGFLVCTNTTVFHETDMNELDELFGYLTSIDVDGFLISPGYGYAAVDSKDMFMTRADIRTKFRAAEAMFRKYRFYSSPIYLEFLQGKRELSCTAWANPTRNIKGWKGPCYLITDIHHPTFGDLINKTEWEDYGPGKDPRCENCMMHSGFETSAALGVNSRLGDTLKMVKWQFL comes from the coding sequence ATGCGTTTCCCATTGCAGATGACCAGCCGGATCGCCGGTTACATCGCCAAGAAGAAGCTCTCCCGGGCCAAGAAGTTCCCGATGGTCCTGATGCTGGAGCCGCTCCACGCCTGCAACCTGACCTGCACCGGCTGCGGGCGGATCCGCGAGTATTCGCAGACGATCAAGCAGAAGCTCTCGATCGACGAGTGCCTCGCCGCGGTCGACGAATGCGGCGCGCCGGTGGTCTCGATCTGCGGCGGCGAGCCGATGATCTATCCCGGGATCGGCGAGCTGACCGCCAAGATCCTGGAGCGCAAGAAGGTCGTCTACCTCTGCACCAACGGCATGTTCATCCGCAAGAAGATCGCCGACTTCAAGCCCAGCTCCCGATTCTTCTTCAACGTCCACTTCGACGGCATGCGCGAGAACCACGACATCGCCGTCGAGCGCAAGGGCGTCTTCGACGCGGCCGTCGACGGAGTCAAGGCGGCCAAGGAGGCCGGCTTCCTCGTCTGCACCAACACGACGGTCTTCCACGAGACCGACATGAACGAGCTGGACGAGCTGTTCGGCTACCTCACGAGCATCGACGTCGACGGCTTCCTGATCTCGCCGGGCTACGGCTACGCCGCGGTCGACTCGAAAGACATGTTCATGACCCGCGCCGACATCCGGACCAAGTTCCGGGCGGCCGAGGCCATGTTCCGCAAGTACCGGTTCTACTCGTCGCCGATCTACCTGGAATTCCTCCAGGGCAAGCGCGAGCTGAGCTGCACCGCCTGGGCCAACCCCACCCGCAACATCAAGGGGTGGAAGGGCCCGTGCTACCTCATCACGGACATCCACCACCCGACCTTCGGCGACCTGATCAACAAGACGGAGTGGGAAGACTACGGCCCGGGCAAGGACCCGCGCTGCGAGAACTGCATGATGCACTCGGGCTTCGAGACCTCGGCCGCCCTGGGCGTCAACAGCCGCCTGGGCGACACCCTCAAGATGGTCAAGTGGCAGTTCCTTTGA
- a CDS encoding phosphorylase family protein gives MAVPLSRPGDARLAPPPTPADVGVVMAMPMEAGHLIDKLSKVRRYTARSLTVVEGELEGRLLVVVASGVGPASARRGVAHLLDGHRPRVLVSAGFAGALDPALNRNDLVVPRSVADASGAVVELHASVAESVPGLRVVDRLLLVDRVISGVQEKARLREEHRADLIDMETFAAAVAARDRSIPFFSLRVVSDDARTELPPEIGRLLNTTGSYRVGAALRALWGRPSAVKDFWSLHAQAMASADRLADGLQVFLRSLA, from the coding sequence GTGGCAGTTCCTTTGAGCCGACCCGGGGACGCACGCCTGGCCCCACCGCCCACCCCGGCCGACGTCGGCGTCGTCATGGCGATGCCGATGGAGGCCGGCCACCTGATCGACAAGCTTTCGAAGGTCCGCCGCTACACGGCCCGCTCGCTGACGGTCGTGGAGGGCGAGCTTGAGGGCCGCCTGCTCGTGGTGGTCGCCTCGGGCGTCGGCCCCGCCTCGGCCCGCCGCGGCGTCGCCCACCTGCTCGACGGCCACCGCCCGCGGGTGCTGGTCTCGGCCGGCTTCGCCGGCGCCCTCGACCCGGCCCTGAACCGCAACGACCTCGTCGTCCCGCGATCGGTCGCCGACGCCTCGGGCGCGGTCGTCGAGCTGCACGCGAGCGTCGCGGAATCCGTCCCGGGCCTTCGGGTCGTCGACCGCCTGCTCCTGGTCGACCGCGTGATCTCCGGCGTCCAGGAGAAGGCCCGTCTCCGCGAGGAGCACCGGGCCGACCTGATCGACATGGAGACCTTCGCCGCGGCCGTCGCCGCCCGCGACCGCAGCATCCCCTTCTTCTCGCTCCGCGTCGTCAGCGACGACGCCCGGACCGAGCTGCCGCCCGAGATCGGCCGGCTCCTGAACACGACCGGCAGCTACCGCGTCGGCGCGGCCCTGCGCGCCTTGTGGGGCCGGCCGTCGGCCGTCAAGGACTTCTGGTCGCTCCACGCCCAGGCGATGGCGAGCGCCGACCGGCTGGCCGACGGGCTCCAGGTCTTCCTGCGGAGCCTGGCGTAG
- a CDS encoding sugar phosphate isomerase/epimerase family protein encodes MIRLSAFADEISQDPGEQIDVLTRHGVKHIEFRAIHGTNVLDLSEEQHRDFRARLKDAGFGLSAVGSPIGKIRITDPFDEHLARFARALDVADFYECARIRVFSFYMPPGDDPAIHRSAVVDRMAELAEVALERGVVLYLENEKGIYGDRADRVHDLLTTVDSPALTHAFDPANYVEVGQAIDAAWTLLRPFAAHFHVKDYSEEQHRNVPAGEGDGQIPVLLEDAVRHGYDGFVVLEPHLTVAELSYGFTGPERFADAANALKRILDEKSIPFA; translated from the coding sequence ATGATCCGCCTCAGCGCCTTCGCCGACGAGATCTCCCAGGACCCGGGGGAGCAGATCGACGTCTTGACCCGCCACGGCGTCAAGCACATCGAATTCCGCGCCATCCACGGGACCAACGTGCTCGACCTCTCCGAGGAGCAGCACCGGGACTTCCGAGCCCGCCTGAAGGACGCCGGCTTCGGCCTCAGCGCCGTGGGCTCGCCGATCGGCAAGATCAGGATCACCGACCCCTTCGACGAACACCTCGCCCGCTTCGCCCGGGCCCTCGACGTCGCCGACTTCTACGAGTGCGCCCGCATCCGGGTCTTCAGCTTCTACATGCCCCCCGGCGACGACCCGGCGATCCATCGCTCGGCCGTGGTCGATCGCATGGCCGAGCTGGCCGAGGTCGCCCTGGAACGCGGCGTCGTCCTGTACCTGGAGAACGAGAAGGGCATCTACGGCGACCGTGCCGACCGCGTCCACGACCTGCTGACGACGGTGGACTCGCCCGCCCTGACGCACGCCTTCGACCCCGCGAACTACGTCGAGGTCGGCCAGGCGATCGACGCGGCCTGGACGCTCCTGCGGCCGTTCGCCGCCCACTTCCACGTCAAGGACTACAGCGAAGAGCAGCACCGCAACGTCCCCGCCGGCGAGGGGGACGGCCAGATCCCCGTCCTGCTCGAAGACGCCGTACGCCACGGCTACGACGGCTTCGTCGTGCTCGAACCCCACCTCACCGTGGCGGAGCTGTCGTACGGGTTCACCGGCCCGGAACGCTTCGCCGACGCGGCCAACGCCCTCAAGCGCATCCTTGACGAGAAATCGATCCCGTTCGCCTGA
- a CDS encoding sugar phosphate isomerase/epimerase family protein produces MSRHESLNRRSFLQGAAAGGALLGLGLRGGLAFAADVTGAPKSGKIGDFKISLAEWSLHKALRAKKIDNLDFPKIAREEFGIEGVEYVNQFFKDKAHDSVYLKDLKKRAADHGVTNVLIMIDGEGDLSAPEKADRDKAVDNHKKWVDAAVALGCHAIRVNTGEHYTPTEVTKAAEACGALAAYGKEHKIHVICENHGGPSSNPDALLALIKAVGSPYFGTLPDFGNFPKSGGKYSIDVYDAIARMMPFAKGVSAKSYDFDDKGNESNLDFGRIMKIVTDSGYDGFVGIEYEGGGLSEPEGIKATKKLLEKLRGSEYHA; encoded by the coding sequence ATGAGTCGTCACGAATCGCTCAACCGTCGCTCGTTCCTCCAAGGCGCCGCGGCCGGCGGCGCGCTGCTCGGCCTCGGCCTGCGCGGCGGCCTGGCGTTCGCCGCCGACGTCACCGGCGCGCCCAAGTCGGGCAAGATCGGCGACTTCAAGATCTCGCTGGCCGAGTGGTCGCTGCACAAGGCGCTCCGCGCCAAGAAGATCGACAACCTCGACTTCCCCAAGATCGCCCGCGAGGAGTTCGGCATCGAAGGGGTCGAGTACGTCAACCAGTTCTTCAAGGACAAGGCCCACGACTCGGTCTACCTGAAAGACCTCAAGAAGCGCGCCGCCGACCACGGCGTCACCAACGTGCTGATCATGATCGACGGCGAGGGCGACCTGAGCGCCCCCGAGAAGGCCGACCGCGACAAGGCCGTCGACAACCACAAGAAGTGGGTCGACGCCGCCGTCGCCCTGGGCTGCCACGCCATCCGCGTCAACACCGGCGAGCACTACACCCCGACCGAGGTGACGAAGGCGGCCGAGGCCTGCGGCGCGCTGGCCGCCTACGGCAAGGAGCACAAGATCCACGTCATCTGCGAGAACCACGGCGGCCCGTCCAGCAACCCGGACGCCCTGCTCGCCCTGATCAAGGCCGTCGGCAGCCCGTACTTCGGCACCCTGCCCGACTTCGGCAACTTCCCCAAGTCCGGCGGCAAGTACTCGATCGACGTCTACGACGCCATCGCCCGCATGATGCCCTTCGCCAAGGGAGTCTCGGCCAAGAGCTACGACTTCGACGACAAGGGGAACGAGTCCAACCTCGACTTCGGCCGGATCATGAAGATCGTCACCGACTCGGGCTACGACGGCTTCGTCGGCATCGAGTACGAGGGCGGCGGCCTGAGCGAGCCCGAGGGGATCAAGGCCACCAAGAAGCTCCTCGAGAAGCTCCGCGGCTCGGAATACCACGCCTGA
- a CDS encoding glycosyltransferase, producing the protein MEPVSLDRTQILVLNYNGRALLQECLPSVIEAARRSPVPCGVVVVDNDSTDDSLARLAFEFPDVRVVRRPNRGLASFNDVLQELDEPVVLLLNNDVKLAPEAVGPLLRPFAERPDALFSAPLCWTFDGRLYEGMRTRVRTRFGLVQGMCRVPGHEARIHEADLTAAAGPILAVDRARFLAIGGYDPIYFPGRIEDLDLGFRAWMAGLRGYYVPESTAYHKGFATFAPELGEARCDGLAIRNTLIFAWKNLRGVRLAKHLGWLAVRLARGGRAFRRAFLEAASRWPEVARARSALHAGSTGWVERQEAFFRRFDW; encoded by the coding sequence ATGGAACCCGTGTCGCTCGATCGCACCCAGATCCTGGTGCTCAACTACAACGGCCGGGCGCTCCTGCAGGAGTGCCTCCCCTCGGTGATCGAGGCCGCGCGCCGATCGCCCGTCCCCTGCGGGGTCGTCGTGGTCGACAACGACTCGACCGACGACTCGCTCGCCCGGCTGGCCTTCGAGTTCCCCGACGTCCGCGTCGTCCGCCGGCCCAACCGCGGGCTCGCCTCGTTCAACGACGTGTTGCAGGAGCTGGACGAGCCCGTCGTCCTGCTGCTCAACAACGACGTCAAGCTCGCCCCCGAAGCCGTCGGCCCGCTGCTCCGCCCCTTCGCGGAAAGGCCCGACGCGCTCTTCTCAGCGCCCCTCTGCTGGACCTTCGACGGCCGGCTCTACGAGGGGATGCGGACGCGGGTCCGGACGCGGTTCGGCCTCGTGCAGGGGATGTGCCGCGTGCCGGGCCACGAGGCCCGCATCCACGAGGCCGACCTGACCGCCGCCGCGGGACCCATCCTGGCCGTCGACCGTGCCCGGTTCCTGGCGATCGGCGGCTACGATCCCATTTACTTCCCCGGCCGCATCGAGGACCTCGACCTCGGCTTCCGGGCCTGGATGGCCGGGCTCCGTGGCTACTACGTCCCCGAGTCGACCGCCTACCACAAGGGGTTCGCCACCTTCGCGCCGGAGCTGGGAGAGGCCCGCTGCGACGGCCTGGCGATCCGAAATACGTTGATCTTCGCGTGGAAGAACCTCCGCGGCGTGCGGCTGGCGAAGCACCTCGGCTGGCTGGCCGTCCGGCTGGCCCGGGGCGGGCGGGCCTTCCGCCGGGCCTTCCTCGAGGCGGCCTCGCGTTGGCCCGAGGTCGCCAGGGCCCGAAGCGCCCTGCACGCGGGATCGACCGGCTGGGTCGAGCGCCAGGAGGCGTTCTTCCGCCGCTTCGACTGGTGA
- a CDS encoding CDP-alcohol phosphatidyltransferase family protein, with protein sequence MAAAALNLVIDARPRGPRGLLAAEVVLDRPVLARLIDQALAAVGPGRTIAVLAGRGQAPDVAPLLADAEPGRVALIEAEPAGRVAVVRTDRLYDGRRLKRAVRLGRDPEAAAFWRLDGPEALAGAEQELNRRLNYQPLGRYWAFPLADRLAAALQPTRVGPNSLTLAAGGLMLLGVATVACGGLGWPGRTATALAFAAALVLDTADGRLARLQGSCSAFGRWLDQVLDELADLALHAAIAWSTFAATGSPAWLVLGMLFASGKYLFLIQSLTGQVLEKASAPAAGEAPRPAPTIRNGSLLRSLKRLVGALGHADLRWHLWIVLAAVGRLDVALAVYACYFPLRALAGIARKGVAHA encoded by the coding sequence ATGGCAGCCGCGGCCCTCAATCTGGTGATCGACGCCCGCCCGCGCGGGCCTCGCGGCCTGCTCGCCGCCGAGGTCGTGCTGGATCGCCCGGTGCTCGCCCGCCTGATCGATCAGGCCCTCGCCGCCGTCGGCCCCGGACGCACGATCGCCGTGCTCGCGGGCCGGGGCCAGGCGCCCGACGTGGCCCCCCTGCTCGCCGACGCCGAGCCCGGCCGCGTCGCCCTGATCGAGGCCGAGCCCGCCGGGCGAGTCGCGGTCGTCCGCACCGACCGCCTCTACGACGGCCGACGCCTCAAGCGGGCCGTCCGCCTGGGCCGCGACCCCGAGGCCGCCGCCTTCTGGCGGCTCGACGGCCCCGAGGCTCTGGCCGGCGCCGAGCAGGAGTTGAATCGTCGGCTGAACTACCAGCCCCTGGGCCGATACTGGGCCTTCCCGCTCGCCGACCGCCTCGCCGCGGCCCTGCAGCCGACCCGTGTCGGGCCGAACAGCCTGACGCTCGCCGCGGGGGGGCTCATGCTCCTGGGCGTCGCGACCGTCGCCTGCGGCGGCCTCGGATGGCCGGGACGCACGGCCACGGCGCTCGCCTTCGCGGCGGCCCTCGTGCTCGACACGGCCGACGGCCGGCTCGCCCGGCTCCAGGGCTCGTGCTCCGCCTTCGGCCGCTGGCTCGACCAGGTGCTGGACGAGCTGGCCGACCTCGCGCTCCACGCCGCGATCGCATGGTCGACGTTCGCCGCGACCGGCTCGCCGGCCTGGCTGGTTTTGGGAATGCTCTTCGCCTCGGGCAAATACCTCTTCCTCATCCAGTCGCTCACGGGCCAAGTGCTTGAAAAGGCGTCAGCGCCCGCGGCAGGCGAGGCACCCCGGCCGGCGCCGACAATCCGGAATGGCTCGCTCCTCCGATCGCTCAAGAGGCTCGTCGGGGCGCTGGGCCACGCCGACCTGCGCTGGCATCTGTGGATCGTCCTGGCCGCCGTCGGCCGGCTCGATGTGGCGCTGGCGGTCTATG